A window of Paremcibacter congregatus contains these coding sequences:
- a CDS encoding FecR domain-containing protein produces the protein MPGAWRQGRLVYASVRLVDLVADANRYYKGKIVINDSAIADLSVSISFRADQIEEMLESLSVTLPIKVVSQMDRENNIVNFIISPKRANTI, from the coding sequence ATGCCGGGGGCTTGGCGCCAGGGAAGACTGGTTTATGCTAGTGTAAGGTTGGTCGACTTGGTTGCTGATGCCAACCGCTACTATAAAGGCAAGATTGTCATCAATGATAGTGCGATTGCAGATTTATCTGTTTCCATATCTTTTCGGGCAGATCAGATTGAAGAAATGCTGGAAAGTCTAAGCGTAACTTTGCCAATTAAAGTCGTATCTCAGATGGATAGAGAAAATAATATCGTTAATTTTATTATTTCACCTAAACGCGCAAACACAATCTAA
- a CDS encoding amidohydrolase family protein, with protein sequence MYKSIIAYSLMVFAVMEFTPLQAETIAITGATIIDGNGGSPLKNGTLVIDGNRIIAVGKTRDIDVPAGARIIKAEGKYIIPGLMDTNVHLFIEMAVETLAKYEGQYDKLIIEAAQVALKAGVTTVFDSYGPRQPLVDARDAINLGEEIGSRIYLAGNIVGYDGPFSGDFWPDAKATTSPSFVKKINDMWVQDVGRRLVWMAPEQLGGALEPYLKKDIDFVKYGASGHSIGEMHFLTFSEKAQDVIVKTVKGAGLTVQTHTTSVESLRIAVEAGVDLLQHCDVTGPVVVPDSTIKMMAERQIPCAPLTMTVLGEEARIKFLKVFGASQPEANQEFIDSIQISRQNVRKMLDAGVPLLLSTDSYLNSKRVEEWFGISDAVESLTVLGEGHFHWLKAMEERGMDAMTMLMSATRDIARAYKIDKDLGTLEKGMIADLLILDENPLKSSGNYKKIHMIMKDGRKVDRDTLPTRRFLTQAN encoded by the coding sequence GTGTATAAATCTATAATCGCATATTCTTTGATGGTATTTGCAGTGATGGAGTTTACACCATTACAGGCAGAAACAATAGCCATAACTGGCGCGACAATTATTGATGGTAATGGGGGTAGTCCCCTTAAAAATGGGACCCTTGTTATTGATGGCAACCGGATTATAGCGGTTGGGAAAACGCGGGACATTGATGTACCTGCAGGTGCTCGCATCATAAAAGCCGAGGGAAAATATATTATACCCGGTTTAATGGACACAAATGTTCACCTATTTATAGAAATGGCGGTAGAAACGCTTGCCAAATATGAAGGCCAATATGACAAATTGATCATTGAGGCAGCGCAGGTAGCCCTTAAAGCCGGTGTTACCACTGTTTTTGACAGTTATGGTCCGCGTCAACCCCTTGTTGATGCTCGCGATGCGATTAACCTGGGTGAGGAAATAGGTAGCCGTATTTATCTGGCGGGCAATATCGTTGGTTATGATGGCCCATTCTCGGGTGATTTTTGGCCAGACGCAAAAGCGACGACCAGCCCTTCTTTTGTCAAAAAAATTAATGATATGTGGGTACAGGATGTGGGGCGTCGGCTTGTATGGATGGCTCCTGAGCAACTGGGCGGGGCATTGGAACCTTACCTGAAAAAAGACATTGATTTTGTTAAATATGGTGCCAGTGGTCATTCCATTGGTGAAATGCATTTTCTCACCTTTTCTGAAAAAGCGCAGGATGTCATTGTCAAAACGGTGAAGGGTGCGGGCCTGACTGTGCAAACCCACACGACTTCTGTTGAAAGCCTGCGTATTGCAGTGGAAGCGGGTGTTGACCTGTTACAGCACTGCGATGTAACCGGGCCTGTCGTTGTACCGGATTCGACGATAAAGATGATGGCTGAACGTCAAATTCCCTGCGCTCCCCTGACAATGACTGTACTTGGAGAGGAGGCAAGGATAAAGTTTCTTAAAGTATTTGGTGCAAGTCAACCAGAGGCTAATCAGGAGTTTATCGACAGTATTCAGATTTCGAGGCAAAATGTTCGGAAAATGCTTGATGCGGGTGTGCCTCTTCTTTTGTCAACTGATTCCTATCTCAATTCAAAGAGGGTGGAAGAATGGTTTGGAATCTCCGATGCTGTTGAATCTCTGACAGTTCTTGGAGAGGGGCACTTTCACTGGCTTAAGGCGATGGAAGAAAGAGGCATGGATGCAATGACTATGTTGATGTCTGCAACCCGGGATATAGCCAGGGCCTATAAGATTGATAAAGATTTGGGCACGTTGGAAAAAGGCATGATAGCAGACTTACTGATATTGGACGAAAATCCGTTAAAGAGTTCGGGTAATTACAAAAAAATTCATATGATTATGAAGGATGGCAGGAAAGTTGACAGAGATACCTTGCCAACCCGTCGCTTTCTGACTCAGGCCAATTAG
- a CDS encoding NADPH:quinone oxidoreductase family protein encodes MKAIIIREYGSLETLKFETVDDPIARDNDVIIDVKACSVNFADSLMVEGTYQVKPPLPFSPGLEVAGIISEVGRQVSDWKIGDKILALTNWGGFAEKVAVSVDLLWAIPDNMPYEHAAAFVIAYSSSHVALDYRARLQKGEWLVVNGAGGGVGLAAVEIGRLRGARVIATAGSEEKLAIAREKGAQFTINYRHEDIRDKIMDITEGQGANVIFDPVGGDVFRQSFRAMALEGRMLAIGFASGDVPQVAANHLLDKNINLIGFYWGIYKQFKKDVMRNSMAQLFEWYKKGKIVPHIGDEFPLERTADAIISLRDRRSLGKVIVRI; translated from the coding sequence ATGAAAGCTATTATTATTCGCGAGTATGGGAGTTTAGAGACCTTAAAGTTTGAAACTGTTGATGACCCCATAGCCCGGGATAATGATGTTATAATAGATGTTAAGGCTTGTTCTGTTAATTTTGCTGACAGTTTGATGGTGGAAGGGACCTATCAGGTCAAGCCACCGCTGCCGTTCAGTCCTGGCCTTGAAGTCGCGGGCATTATTTCTGAGGTCGGCAGGCAGGTTTCTGATTGGAAAATAGGGGATAAGATTTTAGCCCTGACCAACTGGGGCGGGTTCGCTGAGAAAGTCGCTGTCTCCGTAGATCTCTTATGGGCCATACCGGATAATATGCCTTACGAGCATGCAGCCGCCTTTGTCATTGCGTATAGTAGCAGTCATGTGGCCCTGGATTATCGGGCGAGACTTCAGAAAGGCGAATGGCTTGTTGTTAATGGGGCTGGCGGGGGCGTTGGCCTGGCGGCAGTTGAAATAGGGAGATTACGGGGGGCACGGGTGATAGCAACTGCGGGGTCTGAAGAGAAGCTTGCCATAGCCCGTGAAAAAGGCGCTCAATTCACCATCAACTATAGACATGAAGATATCAGAGATAAGATTATGGATATTACGGAGGGGCAGGGTGCAAATGTGATCTTTGATCCTGTTGGAGGTGATGTCTTTAGGCAGTCTTTCCGCGCCATGGCACTGGAAGGCCGTATGTTGGCAATTGGTTTTGCCAGTGGAGATGTACCGCAGGTCGCCGCCAATCATCTTCTGGATAAGAATATTAATCTTATTGGCTTTTATTGGGGAATATACAAGCAGTTTAAAAAAGATGTTATGAGAAACTCTATGGCCCAATTATTTGAGTGGTATAAAAAAGGCAAGATTGTTCCGCATATCGGTGATGAGTTCCCCTTAGAGAGAACTGCAGATGCCATCATATCATTACGGGATAGAAGGTCATTGGGGAAGGTGATCGTAAGAATTTAG
- the tnpB gene encoding IS66 family insertion sequence element accessory protein TnpB (TnpB, as the term is used for proteins encoded by IS66 family insertion elements, is considered an accessory protein, since TnpC, encoded by a neighboring gene, is a DDE family transposase.), protein MIPVPSNTKIWLAAGRTDMRRGFPGLSSLVEKQLKSDPYCSHLFVFRGKKGDLIKIIWWDGQGACLFSKRLEYGRFVWPSAKDGKIILTPAQLSMLLEGIDWRIPRRTWQPLAAG, encoded by the coding sequence ATGATCCCTGTTCCGAGTAATACCAAAATCTGGCTGGCGGCAGGACGAACAGATATGAGGCGCGGTTTTCCCGGGCTTTCCAGTTTGGTGGAAAAGCAGTTAAAATCTGACCCTTACTGTAGTCATTTATTTGTCTTTCGGGGGAAGAAAGGGGATTTGATCAAAATCATCTGGTGGGATGGGCAAGGTGCTTGCCTGTTTTCAAAACGTCTGGAATATGGCCGGTTTGTCTGGCCTTCAGCCAAAGACGGTAAAATCATTTTAACACCGGCACAATTATCGATGTTACTGGAAGGAATTGACTGGCGGATACCCCGGCGGACATGGCAGCCGCTTGCGGCGGGATAA
- a CDS encoding transcriptional regulator domain-containing protein, translated as MTDNNKKDKTTDKYDGIESQNSSAWAWEFLKRNPEYRKLKPVTKDDPE; from the coding sequence ATGACTGATAACAACAAAAAAGACAAGACAACCGATAAATATGACGGTATTGAAAGTCAAAATTCTTCTGCCTGGGCTTGGGAGTTCCTGAAGCGTAATCCTGAATACCGGAAACTAAAACCAGTTACAAAAGATGATCCGGAATGA
- a CDS encoding plasmid pRiA4b ORF-3 family protein produces MSIIELKITLNYIHPAVTRTLKVPVNIRLDRLHLTIQAAMGWHNCHLYEFMAANINWGVPDPDFGSDILPADKTTLLDVIEDTGIRSLNYIYDFGDGWDHQIKLGKIINPVPGELYPKLIALSGKCPPEDVGGPPGYEHFLEAIADPKHPEHKNIMAWYGSDFDPNTPDTDELKLEVLQLAKKWKTRKSKK; encoded by the coding sequence ATGAGTATCATCGAATTGAAAATCACATTGAACTATATCCATCCAGCAGTGACGAGAACCCTTAAGGTTCCTGTTAATATCCGCCTTGATCGACTGCATCTGACCATTCAAGCCGCCATGGGCTGGCATAACTGCCACCTTTATGAATTTATGGCGGCAAATATTAATTGGGGGGTGCCAGATCCGGACTTTGGCAGCGATATATTACCGGCTGATAAAACCACATTGTTGGACGTGATAGAAGATACCGGCATCCGAAGCCTGAATTATATTTATGACTTTGGGGATGGCTGGGATCATCAAATCAAGTTGGGCAAAATTATCAATCCTGTACCGGGAGAACTGTACCCTAAGCTTATCGCTTTATCTGGAAAATGTCCGCCTGAAGATGTTGGCGGTCCTCCTGGTTATGAACATTTTCTGGAAGCAATAGCCGATCCGAAACATCCTGAACATAAGAATATTATGGCATGGTATGGCTCAGACTTCGACCCCAATACCCCCGACACTGATGAGTTGAAGCTGGAAGTTCTACAACTGGCCAAAAAATGGAAAACTCGGAAATCAAAGAAATAG
- a CDS encoding RNA polymerase sigma factor → METGTSNTSEDALNLSDLYHKYQKEIVLFARNKVDNGPPEPEDIAQQTFLKYSALDKTTKIDNPRAYLYRIAKNVISSHLRSQGVRKKYAENGVHKIIQDEGENITPESILLSKDRSRIMRQAIQGMSRRRRRIVLLKYTEGLTLDDIAKKIGVSRTTVWKEMAKAITEIDDALKKASYREGNVK, encoded by the coding sequence ATGGAAACAGGGACATCTAACACGTCTGAAGATGCATTGAATCTGTCTGACTTATATCATAAATATCAAAAGGAAATAGTGTTATTTGCGAGAAATAAAGTTGATAATGGCCCGCCTGAGCCAGAAGATATTGCCCAACAAACATTCCTAAAATATAGTGCATTGGATAAAACAACCAAAATTGATAATCCCAGAGCTTATTTATACCGGATTGCAAAGAATGTTATCAGTTCACATCTTCGAAGTCAGGGGGTGCGCAAAAAATATGCTGAAAACGGTGTTCATAAAATAATTCAGGATGAGGGTGAAAATATCACACCTGAGAGCATCTTATTGAGTAAGGATCGTTCAAGAATCATGCGACAAGCTATACAGGGAATGTCACGCCGTCGTCGCAGAATTGTATTGCTTAAATATACTGAAGGTCTGACGCTGGATGATATTGCAAAGAAAATTGGTGTTTCGCGAACGACAGTCTGGAAAGAAATGGCAAAGGCAATTACAGAAATTGATGATGCTTTAAAAAAGGCCTCTTATCGAGAAGGTAATGTCAAATGA
- the tnpC gene encoding IS66 family transposase: MLNDLKNLPDDVDELKAIIAGLAADLNSKALLIEKLKHQLSGLRRQNFGASSEALDQLELVLECEEIAAAADQPRETENLPETRRLQPKRKPLPDHLPRDEQIISPELATGGACDGCGGKLKTLGEDITEELEYIPGRFRVSRFVRPKLACSCCDKIHQAPLPSRPIHRGRPGPGLLAHILVSKYADHLPLYRQSQIFAREKVEIDRSTLAGWVGASATLLEPLAEAIGRRVKKGQAIFADDTTVQVQAPKTGKTKTGRFWAYVRDERPYGNPGAGDTSPAVYYRYTPSREGKWPAEHLADYEGWMHADGYTGFNKLYDKGKVTEMACMAHVRRKFFDIHKSSGPDIAAEALKRIAELYKVEEFARGKPPKDRREIRQARAKVIFEDLEIWLQTQLNACKSGKSALAGAIRYALSRMKRMTPYLEHGFLELDNNTAERSIRPIAVGRKNYLFMGSDRGGKSAAIAYTLIETAKLNGVDPKAWLTDVLSRIADHKINRIEELLP; this comes from the coding sequence ATGTTAAATGATCTTAAAAACTTGCCCGATGATGTCGATGAACTGAAAGCCATCATTGCAGGTTTGGCGGCTGACCTTAATTCCAAAGCTCTTCTCATTGAGAAATTGAAACATCAATTATCCGGTTTGCGCAGACAGAATTTTGGCGCCAGTTCAGAAGCTCTTGATCAACTGGAACTGGTTCTGGAATGTGAAGAGATTGCGGCGGCGGCGGATCAGCCCCGGGAAACAGAAAACCTGCCTGAAACCCGACGCCTCCAACCAAAACGTAAACCCTTGCCCGACCATCTGCCCCGGGATGAACAGATTATCTCCCCCGAACTGGCCACGGGCGGGGCTTGTGATGGGTGCGGCGGCAAGCTCAAAACCCTCGGGGAAGATATTACCGAAGAGTTGGAATATATCCCCGGTCGTTTCCGGGTCAGTCGCTTTGTGCGGCCCAAATTAGCCTGCAGCTGCTGTGATAAAATCCATCAGGCTCCCCTGCCGTCGCGTCCTATCCACCGGGGCAGGCCGGGGCCGGGTCTCTTGGCCCATATACTGGTGTCAAAATACGCCGATCACCTTCCTCTGTATCGCCAAAGCCAGATCTTTGCCCGGGAGAAGGTCGAGATTGACCGGTCCACTCTTGCCGGTTGGGTTGGCGCATCAGCCACTCTGCTGGAGCCTCTGGCGGAAGCCATCGGTCGCCGTGTCAAAAAGGGCCAGGCTATCTTCGCCGATGATACAACGGTTCAGGTTCAAGCCCCAAAAACAGGTAAGACCAAAACCGGTCGGTTCTGGGCTTATGTCCGCGATGAACGGCCTTATGGCAATCCGGGGGCGGGAGACACTTCCCCTGCGGTATATTACCGCTATACCCCGAGCCGCGAAGGAAAGTGGCCGGCAGAGCATCTGGCAGATTATGAAGGCTGGATGCATGCGGATGGTTATACCGGGTTCAATAAACTTTACGATAAGGGCAAGGTAACGGAGATGGCCTGTATGGCCCATGTTCGTCGAAAATTCTTTGATATCCACAAGTCTTCAGGCCCTGATATTGCCGCTGAAGCCCTGAAACGGATCGCTGAACTCTATAAAGTCGAAGAATTTGCACGGGGCAAGCCGCCGAAAGACCGCAGAGAAATCAGGCAGGCCAGAGCCAAAGTAATCTTTGAGGATTTGGAAATCTGGCTGCAAACCCAGTTGAACGCGTGCAAATCAGGAAAATCCGCACTCGCCGGAGCCATTCGCTATGCTCTCAGCCGCATGAAACGCATGACGCCTTATCTGGAACACGGCTTTTTGGAGTTGGATAATAATACGGCTGAAAGATCAATCCGGCCTATTGCAGTTGGTCGTAAGAATTATCTTTTTATGGGATCTGATCGGGGTGGCAAATCTGCGGCCATTGCCTATACGCTCATTGAAACAGCCAAACTTAATGGCGTTGATCCGAAAGCCTGGCTCACAGATGTCCTCAGCCGTATCGCAGATCATAAAATCAACCGTATAGAAGAACTACTCCCTTGA
- a CDS encoding FecR family protein — translation MNSRNLQYPDPLEAKTADVIREEASRWAALTCSEELPADLKVEFENWKAADVRHISVYEDMFSLMADFSKIDGLSEMAEHEGPLSMERFLDGLRDFKSTTKEWARPIFWDPAKIGAIAAMGMLIIFGLSAAYISSVIWPSTNSYITQVAELKEVTLPDGSIITLGAMSKLTVQFSDNERRVFLNNGEAFFSIEKDAKRPFYVVTEGTEVRVVGTKFDVRRGVTGIQVAVLKGVVQVVDIENREEQKKKPSMQTKILHAGEKITDPYRGDIKQVEKITGAMPGAWRQGRLVYASVRLADLVADANRYYKGKIVINDSAIADLSVSISFRADQIEEMLESLSVTLPIKVVSQMDRENNIVNFIISPKRANTI, via the coding sequence ATGAACAGCAGAAATTTACAGTATCCGGACCCTTTAGAGGCGAAAACAGCGGATGTCATTCGCGAGGAAGCCTCACGTTGGGCAGCGCTTACGTGTTCTGAGGAACTGCCGGCTGACTTAAAAGTTGAGTTTGAAAATTGGAAAGCGGCTGATGTGAGGCATATATCTGTTTATGAAGATATGTTTTCGCTGATGGCAGATTTTTCCAAAATAGACGGGCTTTCTGAAATGGCAGAACATGAAGGGCCGCTTTCGATGGAGCGTTTTCTGGATGGTTTACGCGATTTTAAATCTACAACCAAAGAGTGGGCTCGGCCAATATTCTGGGACCCTGCGAAAATAGGCGCTATTGCGGCGATGGGAATGCTTATAATTTTTGGATTGAGTGCTGCCTATATTAGCAGTGTAATATGGCCTTCTACTAATTCTTATATAACGCAGGTCGCAGAACTCAAAGAAGTGACTTTACCCGACGGTTCTATCATAACCTTGGGAGCAATGTCAAAATTGACGGTTCAGTTTAGCGATAATGAGAGACGCGTATTTTTAAACAATGGGGAGGCGTTCTTTTCAATTGAAAAAGATGCAAAGCGTCCATTCTATGTCGTGACAGAAGGCACAGAAGTACGTGTTGTCGGAACCAAATTTGATGTGCGCCGTGGTGTGACGGGTATTCAAGTTGCCGTTTTGAAGGGGGTCGTTCAAGTTGTGGATATAGAAAACCGTGAGGAACAGAAAAAGAAGCCGTCGATGCAAACGAAAATTCTTCATGCAGGGGAAAAAATTACGGATCCTTATAGAGGTGATATAAAACAGGTTGAGAAAATTACAGGTGCGATGCCGGGGGCTTGGCGCCAGGGAAGGCTGGTTTATGCCAGTGTAAGGTTGGCCGACTTGGTTGCTGATGCCAACCGCTACTATAAAGGCAAGATTGTCATCAATGATAGTGCGATTGCAGATTTATCTGTTTCCATATCTTTTCGGGCAGATCAGATTGAAGAAATGCTGGAAAGTCTAAGCGTAACTTTGCCAATTAAAGTCGTATCTCAGATGGATAGAGAAAATAATATCGTTAATTTTATTATTTCACCTAAACGCGCAAACACAATCTAA
- a CDS encoding branched-chain amino acid aminotransferase → MLMKANQRILDAVANLTLPKDRTFGKAVLPIVCTARYENGAWSELELKFDADVQVSSGSPAVQYAQSIFEGMKAYWMDQEEPQIFRPHHHAARFKMSAERLCMPPVPEEMFVAAVKMITCLYKDIIPREVNSALYLRPSLYGDDYSLSIEPSDSYRFTVHAAPTIPFSLEMMSVLIERQHIRASLGGTGNVKAAGNYAAGFASLKRARALNCATSLWLDPLEGRFIEELSLMNFFIFMEGGLYTPMMQDSFLSGITRQSLIMLAYELGIRTVEKKIDINGLIARLLKGDNIEAFSTGTAAVVSPIRSLKEADGTEYVFGETPGSITQTLRKQLLDVQEGRAKDKFGWMETV, encoded by the coding sequence ATGTTAATGAAAGCCAACCAGAGAATATTAGATGCCGTCGCCAACCTGACCTTGCCTAAGGACCGAACCTTTGGCAAGGCGGTGCTGCCGATTGTTTGTACGGCGCGTTATGAGAACGGTGCCTGGTCTGAGCTTGAGCTGAAGTTTGATGCGGATGTCCAGGTCTCTTCCGGATCCCCAGCTGTGCAATATGCCCAGAGTATATTTGAGGGTATGAAGGCCTATTGGATGGATCAGGAAGAGCCACAGATCTTCCGGCCCCATCACCATGCGGCCCGTTTTAAGATGTCCGCCGAGCGGCTGTGTATGCCGCCAGTGCCAGAAGAGATGTTTGTGGCGGCGGTAAAAATGATCACCTGTCTTTATAAAGATATTATCCCCCGAGAGGTCAATAGCGCCCTTTACCTTCGCCCGTCCCTTTACGGCGATGATTATTCCCTGAGTATTGAACCCTCGGACAGTTATCGCTTTACCGTCCATGCGGCGCCGACGATCCCTTTCTCTTTGGAGATGATGTCGGTATTGATTGAGCGGCAGCATATCAGAGCCTCACTGGGCGGCACGGGTAATGTCAAGGCGGCGGGCAACTATGCGGCGGGTTTTGCGTCTCTTAAAAGAGCCCGGGCTCTGAACTGCGCCACAAGCCTGTGGCTTGATCCCCTTGAGGGACGCTTTATAGAAGAACTCTCCCTGATGAACTTCTTTATTTTCATGGAGGGCGGGCTCTATACGCCAATGATGCAGGATAGCTTTCTGAGCGGCATCACCCGCCAGTCTCTGATCATGCTGGCCTATGAGCTTGGGATCAGGACCGTGGAAAAAAAGATTGATATCAACGGCCTGATTGCCCGCCTCCTGAAAGGAGACAATATTGAGGCTTTCTCCACCGGCACGGCCGCTGTGGTCTCCCCGATCAGATCATTGAAGGAAGCTGACGGGACGGAATATGTCTTCGGAGAAACCCCGGGGTCCATAACGCAGACTTTAAGAAAGCAGCTTCTTGATGTTCAGGAGGGCCGGGCCAAGGACAAGTTCGGATGGATGGAAACGGTGTGA